Below is a window of Allomuricauda ruestringensis DSM 13258 DNA.
GGATGGTTTTACTAAACATGCGGGGACTCCCTTACTTCAACAACAAATTGAAGATGGAATGACGAACGAAGAAATCAAAGCCACTTGGCAAGATGATTTGGAAATCTTTAAAAAAATACGAGCGAAATACTTGATTTACGATTGATTTAAACGTTAACACGCCTGCCTGCCGCTAGGCAAGAATTACTCAAATTTTCTCGAATACTGCATTTGTCACATCGAGCGCAGTCGAGATGTCTTAAAAAGTAAAGTTTTCTCAATAGATGCAAAGCATCTTATTCTGAAATGACCTCTTGACCTTCTGTGGTCGGCCTCCGATATTTATGAAAAGGTTGTTTTAGCAAACCTTTGATACTGCTGTTTTCCTTTTCATCTGGAAAGGTATCCACTCCATACACAATATCTTTTAAGTCCATCGACATGTAAGTACCAAATAGTCTATCCCAAATGGAAAAAATGTTTCCGTAGTTGGAGTCGGTATAAGGTAACTGATAATGATGGTGCACTTTGTGCATATCGGGGCTTACAATAATCCAACTGATAACATTGTCCACTTTTTTGGGCAAGCGAATATTGGCATGGTTGAACTGTGAGAACACCACGGACAAGCTTTGATACAACATAATGATGCCAATGGGCGCCCCAATAAGTATAACACCTGCCAAAGTAAACGCATAGCGTATCAAACTTTCCAATGGATGATGCCTGTTGGCTGTTGTTGTATCCACATTATGATCGGAATGGTGCACCAAATGTACCATCCATAAAGGTTTTACTTTGTGTTCCACCCAATGGGCCGTGTATGCACCTATCAAATCCAAAAGCATCACCCCGAGTAAAACATAAAGCCACAAAGGCATTTCTGGCAACCAATTAATGATGCCAAATTGGTTTTCCACCGCCCAATCCGACGATTTTAACAATAAAAAAGCCAGCGGAAAATTGATTAGAATTGTAGTGAGCGTGAAGAAAAAATTAGGAACGGAATGTTTCCATTTTTTATAAGGAGCATTGAACAAGGGCAAAATACCTTCCAAAATCCAGAAAAAAGTAATACCGCCCACCAAAATCAGGCTACGGTGCCAAGAGGGAATGGTCTCGAAATAAGAAATCAGTTGCTCCATTCTTTCAAATATAGCAAATCATTAAAATTTTATGGATTTTTTCATCTCCTCCACAATATTATAAGCTGCGGGACAAATTGCTACATTTTTTAAGGTAAGGTTGGTTATCTGTTGGAACTTTTTCCTATCCGTATGCGGAAATTCGCGGCAGGCTTTGGGCCGAACATCGTAAATAGAACAGTAATTATCGGCCCCTAAAAAAGTACAAGGAACAGCTTGAAGCACATAGTCGTTTTCTTCATCAACCCTTAAATATTCATCTATAAACTGGGAGGGCTTCATCCTAAAATATTTAGAAATCCTGTTAATATCAGCATTGGTGAACAACGGACCCGTAGTTTTGCAACAATTGGCACAGGTGAGGCAATCCATGCGTTCAAATTCCGCTTCGTGCAGTTCCTGCATCGTATAATCCAGGTTTTTGGGAGGACGCTTTTTTAACTTGGCAAAAAACTTTTTGTTTTCAGAATGCTTCTCCTTGGCCCTTTGGGGCAATTCTTCCAAAATTTCATCCATAACAAAACAAATATTTCTTATCTATAATGCACCAAAGCTCTTTTAAAACGTCATACTGAACTTGTTTCAGCATCCCATAACCAATAGCACTCAATGCTTTATGATGAGACCCTGAGATGAGCTCAGGGTGACGTATTTATGTGCAGACAAACATTCAAGAACAAACTTATCCATTTTAAAGCTTTCTCTGCAATTAAAGTCACACCTTTGCAAAATAAATGCGAAACATGGCAGACGTTTTTGGAATGGCACTGAGAGATTATCAAAATGGCCATTACACGGAAGACATAAAAACATATTCCTCTTTGGATGAAACCGATGTAATTCCTGTTCCCTATTTGTTCCGAGAGTTTGATGAAATGCCTAAAATTGAGCAAAAGGCGCTTCAATTAGCTCGTGGAAAAATATTGGATATTGGTGCTGGAGCAGGAAATCATGCCCTTTATCTACAAAAAAAAGGATTTGATGTCACCGCCTTGGACAATTCCGAAGGATGCATTGCTGTTTGTAAAGAAAGAGGCATCCATTCGACAGTCGTAAGTGATGTATTGGATTATGCCGATGAACGTTACGATACCTTACTCCTACTTATGAACGGCATTGGATTGGCAGGCAAACTGAACAATTTAAGCCGTTTTCTACAGTATTTGGCCTCATTATTGCTACCTAATGGACAGATTTTATTGGATTCCAGCGATATTATTTACATGTTTGAACAGGATGAAGATGGCGGATACTGGATTCCCAATGATGGAACCTATTATGGCGAAGTAGTTTTTGAAATGGAATACAAAGGCCAAAAAGGCAAACCGTTTGATTGGGTTTATGTAGATTTCGATACCTTGCAAAACGCTTGTGAATCCAATGGCCTCAGTTGCGAACTTGTAATTTCTGGTGAGCATTATGACTATTTGGCCAAGCTTACGTTAAAAGAATAATAGATTCCGATGTGGAACGTTTTAGTACATATTAACTTGTTATGAAAAAAATTGCGCTTTACGCTTTATGTAGTTTTGGATTACTGATAAGCTGTTCCAAAGATGCGGATATCTCGTCATCGGATTCCACTATTAACATTGACAAATCTGGAAATCGCCTATCTACAGGGGCTTCTGCTAGAAACTTGTTGTCCAATGATACTTTTGACAAACTTTTGATTGAAATTGATTATGTCACCGGTTTTGCACCCACCGCTGGGGCAATCGCCAATTTTGAAGAGTTTTTAAGAGCGCGCACCTACAAAGAAAGTATTGAGCTTAAATATACTGCACTATCCTCTCCGAATGAAGAAACATTGACTCTTGAAGAAGTAGTTGACTTGGAAAAAGAGAACAGAAACGAATACAACAATGGTTCCACATTGGCCATTCATATTTACTTTGCCGATGCCCCTGCCGACAGTGACGATGAAAGTGAGGGCCTTGTAACCTTAGGAGCTGTGTATCGCAATACTTCCATGGTTATTTACGAATCCACCGTAAAAAAAATTGCCAACAGCAGCACATCCGTGAGCACCGAAGAGGTTGAGACTGCCACGCTCTTGCATGAGTTCGGCCATTTATTCGGTCTGGTCAATTTGTCAACTCAATCCGTTAACGAGCACGAAGACACCGAATCCGACAACCATTGCAATGTGGATGGCTGTTTAATGCGTTCGGAACTGGAATTTGGGTCTTCCTTACTTAAACAAATGGAAAAAAATGCTTCCAAAGGCTTGGCTTCCATTCCAGATTTGGGTCCCGAATGTATTTTGGACCTTCAGAAATATGGGGGCCGTTAATCTTTTGGCTCAAGGAATATTCAAATACTTATGGGTCTGTAAAGAAACCTTCCATTTCGGATGTTTCATCACATAATCCACAATTTGCGGCACCATTTTGTCGCGAACGCTCCATTCAGGCTGTAAATATAGAATACAATCATCATTGACTTTGGCCGCTTGTTCCTCGGCGAAAATAAAATCGTGCTTGTTGTAAACAATTACCTTAAGCTCGTGGGCTTTTCTATAAATATCGTCCACAGGAAGTTTGTTTTTTTTGGGCGATAGACAAATCCAATCCCAAACACCCGTCAATGGGTAAGCTCCAGAGGTTTCGATATGAATCTTCATGTTTTTGGCCTTAAGTCCTTGGGTCAATGGTCCCATGTCCCAAGTAAGCGGTTCACCTCCAGTAATTACTATGGTATCCGAATATTTTTCAGCATTGGCTATAATACTATCAATAGGTGTTGGGGGATGTGTTTCGGCATTCCAACTTTCCTTAACATCGCACCAATGGCAACCCACATCGCAGCCGCCAATCCTTATAAAATAAGCAGCTGTTCCTTTGTGGTACCCCTCCCCTTGAATCGTATAAAATTCTTCCATCAAAGGGAGCGTTAAGCCCTTTTCCACCAAATCCATCACGTTTTCTTCTACCATGGTGCAAAGATAATTCACTTCTATGGTTTGGCCTTATTTTACGGCAATAACATCAATTTCTATGTTACCCTTGGCTGCAATACCCTTGGCTGCAAAGGTGGTTCTTGCCGGTTTTTTGGTGAAATATTGGGTGTAAACTTCATTAAAGGCCGCAAAATCGTCAATATTGGCTAAAATCACGGTGCATTTTACCACATGGTCCAAGGTCATATCATGCTGAGCCAAAACGGCCTCAATATTTTTAATGGCCTGTTCAGTTTCAGTTTTAACTCCGCCTTTAACGAGTGTGCGAGTCGTGTGGTCCATCCCTATCTGACCAGCCAAAAAGTACATATTGCCAGCCTGTACCACATCACTAAAAGGGGCGTTTTGTTTTTTGGGCTCATGCGACTTATGGAAAATAATCTCGGTAGTTTCTTGTGCATAGGAAGTAGCCATTGCCCCGCTCATCAAAATAAACAACAATGCATAGTGGAAAGGTTTCATAATCTCATTTTTAGTTTTGCTTAAAATTACCCTATTTTTATCGGAAATTGAACAGGATGGGCAGCAAAGAAGAATTCTTTGAACACATTGAACATGGGTACACCATGAAGGGCGATTACATAACCTTGGGTGCCGGAATGTTGGATGGCGAAACCATGACCAACGCTTACATAAAGGTTCCCCTAAAAATGATGAATCGTCATGGCCTAATTGCAGGGGCAACGGGAACGGGAAAGACAAAATCGCTACAAGTATTGGCCGAAAACCTATCCGATAAAGGGATCCCCGTGTTGCTCATGGACCTTAAAGGTGATCTTAGTGGCATTGCCCAACCCAGCCCTGGACATCCAAAAATTGATGAACGTCAAGAAAAAATAGGCCTTCCTTTTGAAGCCAAGGGGTTTCCCGTAGAAATTATGTCACTTTCAGAACAGAACGGTGTTCGCTTACGGGCCACGGTATCGGAGTTTGGTCCCGTGTTGCTTTCCAGAATCTTGGACCTGAGCGTTACCCAAGAAGGTATTGTTGCCGTAGTATTCAAATATTGTGATGACAACAAGCTGCCACTCCTTGACCTCAAGGATTTTAAAAAAGTACTGCAATATGCCACTGGCGAAGGGAAAGAGGAGTTCCGAAAAGAGTACGGTCGTATTTCAACCAGTTCCACAGGAACCATTTTGAGGAAAATTATTGAACTAGAGCAGCAGGGTGCCGACCTCTTTTTTGGGGAAAAGTCGTTTGATGTGGAAGATTTGGTCCGAATCGATGAAAATGGACGCGGCTATGTGAATATTATCCGATTGACCGATATCCAAGATCGTCCAAAACTCTTCTCAACTTTTATGTTGAGTCTTTTGGCAGAAATCTACTCCACTTTTCCCGAACAAGGGGACAGCGACAGACCTGAGCTGGTACTGTTTATAGATGAGGCCCACCTGATTTTTGACAATGCAAGCAAAGCACTTTTGGACCAGATTGAAAGTATTGTGAAGCTCATACGTTCCAAGGGAATCGGACTTTATTTTGTGACGCAAAACCCAACCGATGTACCAGACGATGTCCTAGCGCAGTTGGGCTTGAAAGTTCAGCATGCGCTCCGTGCTTTTACCGCCAAAGACCGCAAAGCCATAAAACTAACAGCACAAAACTATCCCATTTCCGATTATTACGATACGGCAGAGGTATTGACTTCGTTGGGAACGGGAGAAGCATTGGTATCCGCATTGGACGAAAAAGGACGCCCAATGCCATTGGCAGCTACAATGATGCGTGCGCCGATGAGCCGCATGGATATTTTGAACGATGACGAGTTAAAAGATGTACTGGGCCAGTCCAAATTAATTAAAAAATACAATGAGGAGATAGACCGTGAAAGCGCCTACGAAATCCTCTCCGAAAAGATTGAAAGAGCCGAAAAAGAAGCCGAAAAGGAAGAAAAATCAACATCCCAAAGGTCCTCCAGCAGAAGAAGCACCCGAATGAATCCTGTGGTTAAAGTTTTAACCAGTGCTACATTTATAAGGGGTGTTTTAGGAGTATTAAAAAAAGTGATTCGATAATATATATATGAAAAAGACAAGCCGAGTAATTGCCCTATTTTTTGGGATTACATTAATCCATTCCTGCCAAAAGGATACCACATTCTTGATTACAGAAACCAGTGTTGGACCATTGACCCAGACCACCAAGGTCAATGAATTGGAAAGCACCTTTGTGAAAGATTCCGTTGTTGGAGACACAGCCCGAATCAATTTAGGCACATCCACCAAAAAAATCGAGGTATTTGAAAAGGGAGGCAAACACCTCTTGACCCTAACCCCCAATTCTGATAGCATCCCTACTATTCAAAATGTTAGAATCATGGATTCCAGATATGTATCAGAAAAAGGAATTGGGCTTCAAAGTACTTTTAAGGATATCCAGAACAAATACAGTATCAAAAAAATTGTGACGACCTTAAACAGTATTGTGGTCTTCCCAAAGGGCAGCAATCTTTATTTTACCATTGACAAGGAAGAGCTACCAGAAAGTCTACGCTTTTCAACTTCGGATATTGAAGCGGTACAAATACCGGACAATGCCAAAATTAAATATTTGATGTTGGGTTGGGAATAGTTTAACTGGGTTAGAGCAACCCGAATTTTTCGCGATTGGCCAAAACCTTTGGGCTGTTATCGTGCATCCATTCGGCCAATTCCAGAAGTTTTTCCACATAAGATTGTCCAAAATCCGTGAGACTATACTCTACACGAATAGGTACTTCAGGATACGCTTTACGAGCAATGTAACCGTCCGCCTCAAGAACTTTTAAACGCTGGCTTAATACCTTATTGGATATTCCGTAAACGTATTTCTTGAGTTTGTTGAACCGGAGCAAAGGAAAATATCCCAACCAAAGAAGAATCAATATACTCCATTGGTCAGAAGCTACAGACATTACGTCGCGAACCGGGCATAATTCGGGCGGGTTCTTGTAATCAATATGCCCAAACATTTTTTCCAATTTTTTTACCGTCCTAACTTTCTGATTATCAGTAATAGTTTCCATTTACACACTTAGTTTTCAATCTGTCACTTCTTTTGTTTTCTAAAATGAATATGTACTTTTAGTATCAAATTAAGAGTAAGTTACAAAAAGTAACCTTATGAAAAGACTGCTCAATAAAATAATTCCATTGGCTTACGGGCAATATTATAATGCTTATACACTGGTTGCACCAAAAAAGGCAGCCGATAGTGCTTTTCATTTGTTCTGCACAGTCAGAAAAGGGAGGGTTAGACCGGAACAAGCAGCATATTTGGACGGAGCCAAACTAGCTATTGAAGAGGTTGCCGGACATAAGATACAATCATATCATTGGCCAGGGGACAAAGAAACCGTTTTGTTGGTCCATGGTTGGGAGAGCAACACCTTTAGATGGCGCAACCTTATCAAAAAACTTAAGGAGGCCGATTTCAACATTATTGCTTTTGATGCGCCTTCACATGGCTATTCTTCTGGAAAACACTTATATGTGCCTTTGTATGAGGAAGCCGTAAACTATATGGTGACAAAGTACAATCCAAAACATCTGATTGGGCATTCGGTAGGGGGAATGACCATTATTTACAACCAATATAAAAATCCAAATACCCATGTTAAAAAAATGGTCACTATTGGTTCTCCATCGGAATTCCATGAGATTATGGAGCATTTTCAAGATTTGTTAAAGTTTAATAACAGGGTGATGAAACATTTGGATAAGTACGTGTACAGCCGTTTTGGATTCCGTATTGATGAGTTTTCTACTTCCAAATTTGCACAATCCATCAGCAAAAAAGGGTTGTTGTTTCATGATAAGCACGACAACATTACTCCTTACCATGCATCGGTTGCTGTAAATAAAAATTGGAAAGACAGTACGTTGGTAAGTACTGAGGGATTGGGACATTCTATGCACCAAGACGATGTGAACGACCAAATCATATCTTTTTTGGAAGCTTGATAAAGTTGTCCTAATTTTCAGAAAAAATAGACCATGCAAAAAATAACCCCTTTTCATGTTGCCGTTCCAGTACACAATTTGGATGAATGTAGAATTTTTTACCGCG
It encodes the following:
- a CDS encoding sterol desaturase family protein; amino-acid sequence: MEQLISYFETIPSWHRSLILVGGITFFWILEGILPLFNAPYKKWKHSVPNFFFTLTTILINFPLAFLLLKSSDWAVENQFGIINWLPEMPLWLYVLLGVMLLDLIGAYTAHWVEHKVKPLWMVHLVHHSDHNVDTTTANRHHPLESLIRYAFTLAGVILIGAPIGIIMLYQSLSVVFSQFNHANIRLPKKVDNVISWIIVSPDMHKVHHHYQLPYTDSNYGNIFSIWDRLFGTYMSMDLKDIVYGVDTFPDEKENSSIKGLLKQPFHKYRRPTTEGQEVISE
- a CDS encoding YkgJ family cysteine cluster protein; amino-acid sequence: MDEILEELPQRAKEKHSENKKFFAKLKKRPPKNLDYTMQELHEAEFERMDCLTCANCCKTTGPLFTNADINRISKYFRMKPSQFIDEYLRVDEENDYVLQAVPCTFLGADNYCSIYDVRPKACREFPHTDRKKFQQITNLTLKNVAICPAAYNIVEEMKKSIKF
- a CDS encoding class I SAM-dependent methyltransferase, yielding MADVFGMALRDYQNGHYTEDIKTYSSLDETDVIPVPYLFREFDEMPKIEQKALQLARGKILDIGAGAGNHALYLQKKGFDVTALDNSEGCIAVCKERGIHSTVVSDVLDYADERYDTLLLLMNGIGLAGKLNNLSRFLQYLASLLLPNGQILLDSSDIIYMFEQDEDGGYWIPNDGTYYGEVVFEMEYKGQKGKPFDWVYVDFDTLQNACESNGLSCELVISGEHYDYLAKLTLKE
- a CDS encoding 7-carboxy-7-deazaguanine synthase QueE produces the protein MVEENVMDLVEKGLTLPLMEEFYTIQGEGYHKGTAAYFIRIGGCDVGCHWCDVKESWNAETHPPTPIDSIIANAEKYSDTIVITGGEPLTWDMGPLTQGLKAKNMKIHIETSGAYPLTGVWDWICLSPKKNKLPVDDIYRKAHELKVIVYNKHDFIFAEEQAAKVNDDCILYLQPEWSVRDKMVPQIVDYVMKHPKWKVSLQTHKYLNIP
- a CDS encoding RidA family protein; amino-acid sequence: MKPFHYALLFILMSGAMATSYAQETTEIIFHKSHEPKKQNAPFSDVVQAGNMYFLAGQIGMDHTTRTLVKGGVKTETEQAIKNIEAVLAQHDMTLDHVVKCTVILANIDDFAAFNEVYTQYFTKKPARTTFAAKGIAAKGNIEIDVIAVK
- a CDS encoding helicase HerA-like domain-containing protein, giving the protein MGSKEEFFEHIEHGYTMKGDYITLGAGMLDGETMTNAYIKVPLKMMNRHGLIAGATGTGKTKSLQVLAENLSDKGIPVLLMDLKGDLSGIAQPSPGHPKIDERQEKIGLPFEAKGFPVEIMSLSEQNGVRLRATVSEFGPVLLSRILDLSVTQEGIVAVVFKYCDDNKLPLLDLKDFKKVLQYATGEGKEEFRKEYGRISTSSTGTILRKIIELEQQGADLFFGEKSFDVEDLVRIDENGRGYVNIIRLTDIQDRPKLFSTFMLSLLAEIYSTFPEQGDSDRPELVLFIDEAHLIFDNASKALLDQIESIVKLIRSKGIGLYFVTQNPTDVPDDVLAQLGLKVQHALRAFTAKDRKAIKLTAQNYPISDYYDTAEVLTSLGTGEALVSALDEKGRPMPLAATMMRAPMSRMDILNDDELKDVLGQSKLIKKYNEEIDRESAYEILSEKIERAEKEAEKEEKSTSQRSSSRRSTRMNPVVKVLTSATFIRGVLGVLKKVIR
- a CDS encoding winged helix-turn-helix transcriptional regulator; the encoded protein is METITDNQKVRTVKKLEKMFGHIDYKNPPELCPVRDVMSVASDQWSILILLWLGYFPLLRFNKLKKYVYGISNKVLSQRLKVLEADGYIARKAYPEVPIRVEYSLTDFGQSYVEKLLELAEWMHDNSPKVLANREKFGLL
- a CDS encoding alpha/beta fold hydrolase; its protein translation is MKRLLNKIIPLAYGQYYNAYTLVAPKKAADSAFHLFCTVRKGRVRPEQAAYLDGAKLAIEEVAGHKIQSYHWPGDKETVLLVHGWESNTFRWRNLIKKLKEADFNIIAFDAPSHGYSSGKHLYVPLYEEAVNYMVTKYNPKHLIGHSVGGMTIIYNQYKNPNTHVKKMVTIGSPSEFHEIMEHFQDLLKFNNRVMKHLDKYVYSRFGFRIDEFSTSKFAQSISKKGLLFHDKHDNITPYHASVAVNKNWKDSTLVSTEGLGHSMHQDDVNDQIISFLEA